From Deltaproteobacteria bacterium, one genomic window encodes:
- a CDS encoding MFS transporter, with the protein MVSDLLRNPLRYRWLIFSILALSYVLVYFHRLCPAVVAVDMMRDFHAGGALLGLLGSAYFYPYALMQLPAGLLSDSWGPRRTITLFFAVAFIGSLLLGLAPTVLWAIVGRALVGLGVSMLFVPTMKVLAEWFRIREFATMTGILMAMGGIGTLTAATPLALLSTWIGWRLSFVVVGIATSALAILVWLFVRDRPADLGWPSPSEQSATSPQAVGLMEGMKKVLAYPRFWPVAIWFFFDCAVFFSFGGLWGGPYLMQVYGLTKAQTGQILSMLAIGMIAGSPMLSVLSNRVFQGRKPVLVLSSFVLLCLTALLAFYTDRLPIAGLYLICLGLGIFSSAVVVIGFTTTKELFPVQIAGTSTGLVNIFPFAGGAIFQPLLGYVLESHGRVGDAFTLAGYEKTFFVLFVCGIIAFVASLCLQETLAKE; encoded by the coding sequence GTGGTGGCGGTTGACATGATGCGCGATTTTCACGCCGGAGGGGCCCTGCTCGGGCTTTTGGGTTCAGCCTATTTCTATCCCTATGCACTCATGCAGCTACCAGCAGGTCTTCTTTCCGATTCCTGGGGGCCTAGGCGAACCATTACACTGTTCTTCGCGGTGGCCTTTATAGGCTCTCTGCTTCTGGGTTTGGCCCCAACTGTTTTGTGGGCAATTGTGGGCCGCGCCCTTGTCGGCCTGGGTGTCTCCATGCTCTTTGTGCCGACCATGAAGGTGCTGGCAGAATGGTTTCGTATCAGGGAGTTTGCCACTATGACCGGTATTCTTATGGCAATGGGTGGCATAGGTACGCTGACCGCGGCTACTCCTCTGGCCTTGCTCAGCACCTGGATTGGTTGGCGCTTGTCTTTTGTGGTTGTTGGGATTGCTACATCAGCGCTTGCCATCTTGGTGTGGTTGTTTGTTCGGGACCGGCCAGCAGATCTGGGTTGGCCCTCACCTTCGGAACAGTCAGCGACAAGTCCGCAAGCTGTCGGGCTGATGGAAGGCATGAAAAAGGTACTCGCATACCCACGATTCTGGCCTGTTGCGATCTGGTTTTTTTTTGACTGTGCTGTATTCTTTTCCTTTGGCGGACTTTGGGGAGGCCCATATTTAATGCAGGTCTACGGGTTGACAAAGGCTCAAACAGGCCAGATCCTCTCCATGCTGGCTATCGGCATGATCGCTGGGAGCCCAATGCTCAGTGTTTTGTCCAACCGAGTTTTCCAAGGGCGAAAACCTGTGCTGGTACTGTCAAGCTTCGTTTTGCTTTGCCTTACTGCTCTTTTGGCTTTCTACACTGATCGACTACCGATTGCAGGCCTTTACCTGATATGTCTTGGTCTCGGCATCTTTTCCAGTGCCGTTGTGGTAATCGGCTTTACGACAACCAAGGAACTGTTTCCCGTGCAGATAGCAGGGACATCCACGGGGTTGGTCAATATTTTTCCTTTTGCCGGTGGGGCCATTTTTCAGCCTCTGTTGGGATATGTCCTGGAAAGCCATGGCCGGGTGGGGGATGCCTTTACTCTGGCTGGTTACGAAAAGACGTTTTTTGTGCTTTTCGTCTGCGGGATCATTGCCTTTGTGGCGAGTCTGTGTCTTCAAGAGACCCTGGCCAAGGAATGA
- a CDS encoding GTP cyclohydrolase I FolE2: MKDVQSQQDSRKIDINKVGIKGINYPINVLDRVNKVQSTVATINMYVHLPHDFKGTHMSRFVEVLNQYCGDLNLKAFFEMLETMKKTLDARAANLEIAFPYFVMKKAPVSGVASLMEYTCEYIGEINENERKLFVRIKVPVCTLCPCSKEISRHGAHNQRGIVSVTLLFKEFFWIEEIIEMVESSASSDVYALLKREDEKHVTEQAYNRPMFVEDVVREVTQKLMGDPRFTWFSVEAENFESIHNHSAYAYAEVGPRP, encoded by the coding sequence ATGAAAGACGTCCAGAGCCAGCAAGACAGCAGAAAAATTGACATAAACAAAGTCGGCATCAAGGGGATTAACTATCCCATCAATGTGCTGGACAGGGTCAACAAGGTTCAGTCAACCGTGGCCACGATCAATATGTACGTCCATTTACCTCACGATTTCAAAGGGACCCATATGAGCAGATTTGTGGAGGTCCTGAACCAATACTGTGGTGATCTTAATCTTAAGGCCTTCTTTGAAATGCTTGAGACAATGAAAAAAACTCTTGACGCGCGGGCTGCGAACCTTGAAATTGCATTCCCCTATTTTGTTATGAAAAAAGCCCCTGTGTCAGGTGTTGCCAGCCTCATGGAATATACCTGCGAATACATAGGAGAAATAAACGAAAACGAACGTAAGCTCTTTGTTCGCATCAAAGTTCCTGTATGCACCCTGTGCCCTTGCTCAAAAGAGATAAGCAGGCATGGGGCCCATAATCAGCGAGGCATTGTTTCAGTGACCCTGCTATTTAAGGAGTTCTTCTGGATTGAGGAAATCATCGAAATGGTGGAAAGCTCGGCCTCCAGTGATGTCTATGCACTGCTAAAAAGGGAAGACGAAAAACATGTCACCGAGCAGGCTTACAATCGCCCGATGTTTGTAGAGGATGTGGTGAGAGAGGTTACCCAGAAGTTAATGGGCGATCCCAGGTTCACGTGGTTCAGTGTGGAAGCGGAAAACTTTGAAAGCATTCACAACCACAGCGCCTACGCTTACGCCGAGGTTGGCCCCCGGCCATAA